The following coding sequences lie in one Oryctolagus cuniculus chromosome 7, mOryCun1.1, whole genome shotgun sequence genomic window:
- the LOC100347754 gene encoding guanylate-binding protein 3 isoform X1 yields MATDTTMKIPICLVENWEEQLTVNPKALEILNQISQPVVVVAIVGLYRTGKSYLMNRLAGQNHGFPLGSTIKSETKGIWMWCVPHPSKPNQILVLLDTEGLGDVQKGDPENDSWIFALAVLLSSTFVYNSLGTINHQALEQLHFVTELTELIRARSSPPSDEVEDSAEFVSFFPDFVWAVRDFTLELNLNGQPITEDEYLEDALKLIPGTNARIQNSNKLRKCIRYFFPERKCFVFDRPTNDKNLLVHLDKVPEDQLELNFKEQSEKFCSYIFTHGKTKTLRQGIIVTGNRLGRLVEMYVDTINSGAVPCLENAVTTLAQRENAAAVQKAAEHYSRQMAQRLVLPTDTLQELLDLHAACEREAVEIFMEHSFKDETREFQKNLLETTEQKKEDFLLQNEEASVKYCQAELTRLSASLMESISRGVFSAPEGHRLYLEARKRIEEEYELVPRKGVKATEVLQTFLQSQAAAENSILQADKALTDAEKALAAGEAKREAAEKEREVLRQREQEMQQKMEAQERSFQENIAQLKEKMEREREDLLREQERMLEHKLKVQKDMLTEGFNKEADMLHKEINRITEDMAAIKNQEGWSSAILSFVGGIFGSVLGRLSKAGISRLLRLSRRIL; encoded by the exons ATGGCAACTGATACTACCATGAAGATCCCTATCTGTTTAGTGGAAAATTGGGAAGAGCAGCTGACAGTGAATCCTAAAGCACTGGAGATTCTTAACCAGATATCTCagcctgtggtggtggtggccatTGTGGGATTGTATCGTACAGGAAAATCCTACCTCATGAATCGTCTGGCGGGACAGAACCATG GCTTCCCTCTGGGATCCACAATAAAATCCGAAACAAAGGGCATCTGGATGTGGTGCGTGCCCCACCCCTCCAAGCCAAACCAAATCCTGGTCCTCCTGGACACTGAAGGCCTGGGCGATGTGCAAAAG GGAGACCCTGAGAATGACTCCTGGATCTTTGCCCTGGCTGTGCTTCTGAGCAGCACCTTtgtctacaacagcctgggcacCATCAACCACCAGGCCCTGGAGCAACTGCA CTTTGTTACTGAACTCACAGAGTTAATCAGGGCAAGATCTTCTCCCCCATCTGACGAGGTAGAGGACTCTGCAGAGTTTGTGAGTTTCTTTCCAGACTTTGTTTGGGCTGTGCGGGATTTCACCCTGGAACTGAACTTGAATGGACAGCCCATCACAGAAGACGAGTACCTTGAGGATGCCCTGAAGCTGATTCCAG GAACAAATGCCAGAATCCAAAATTCCAACAAGCTTAGAAAATGTATCAGGTATTTCTTTCCGGAACGGAAGTGCTTTGTCTTTGATCGGCCCACAAATGATAAAAATCTCTTAGTCCATTTGGACAAAGTGCCAGAAGACCAACTGGAATTGAACTTCAAGGAGCAGTCAGAAAAATTCTGCTCTTACATCTTCACACATGGGAAGACCAAGACCCTGAGACAGGGAATCATTGTCACTGGAAATC GGCTGGGCCGTCTGGTGGAGATGTACGTAGACACCATCAACAGCGGAGCCGTCCCTTGCTTGGAGAACGCAGTGACGACTCTGGCCCAGCGTGAGAATGCTGCAGCCGTGCAGAAGGCAGCCGAGCACTACAGCAGGCAGATGGCCCAGCGACTGGTGCTCCCCACAGACACGCTCCAGGAGCTGCTGGACCTGCACGCAGCCTGTGAGAGGGAAGCCGTTGAAATCTTCATGGAGCACTCCTTCAAGGATGAAACCAGGGAATTCCAGAAGAACCTTTTG GAAACCACagagcagaaaaaggaagacttcctGCTGCAGAATGAAGAGGCCTCTGTCAAATACTGCCAGGCTGAGCTTACACGGCTCTCAGCGTCCCTGATGGAAAGTATTTCAAGAGGGGTTTTCTCTGCGCCTGAAGGCCACCGTCTCTACTTAGAAGCAAGAAAAAGGATTGAAGAGGAGTATGAGCTGGTGCCCAGGAAGGGAGTGAAG GCAACTGAGGTGCTCCAGACCTTCCTGCAGTCTCAGGCAGCAGCAGAGAACTCCATCCTGCAGGCAGACAAGGCTCTCACTGATGCAGAGAAGGCCCTAGCAG CTGGGGAGGCCAAGAGGGAGGCCGCTGAGAAGGAACGGGAAGTGCTAagacagagggagcaggagatgcagcAAAAGATGGAGGCTCAAGAGAGAAGCTTCCAGGAGAACATCGCTCAACTGAAGGAGAAGATGGAGCGGGAAAGGGAGGACCTcctcagagagcaggagaggatgcTGGAGCACAAGCTGAAG GTTCAAAAAGACATGCTTACAGAAGGATTTAATAAGGAAGCTGATATGCTACATAAAGAGATTAATCGGATAACAGAAGATATGGCAGCAATTAAAAATCAAGAAGGGTGGTCTTCAGCGATTCTTTCTTTTGTGGGTGGTATATTTGGTTCCGTATTGGGTAGGCTGTCAAAGGCAGGTATTTCAAGGCTGTTAAGACTGAGTCGAAGAATTTTATAG
- the LOC100347754 gene encoding guanylate-binding protein 7 isoform X2, with amino-acid sequence MWCVPHPSKPNQILVLLDTEGLGDVQKGDPENDSWIFALAVLLSSTFVYNSLGTINHQALEQLHFVTELTELIRARSSPPSDEVEDSAEFVSFFPDFVWAVRDFTLELNLNGQPITEDEYLEDALKLIPGTNARIQNSNKLRKCIRYFFPERKCFVFDRPTNDKNLLVHLDKVPEDQLELNFKEQSEKFCSYIFTHGKTKTLRQGIIVTGNRLGRLVEMYVDTINSGAVPCLENAVTTLAQRENAAAVQKAAEHYSRQMAQRLVLPTDTLQELLDLHAACEREAVEIFMEHSFKDETREFQKNLLETTEQKKEDFLLQNEEASVKYCQAELTRLSASLMESISRGVFSAPEGHRLYLEARKRIEEEYELVPRKGVKATEVLQTFLQSQAAAENSILQADKALTDAEKALAAGEAKREAAEKEREVLRQREQEMQQKMEAQERSFQENIAQLKEKMEREREDLLREQERMLEHKLKVQKDMLTEGFNKEADMLHKEINRITEDMAAIKNQEGWSSAILSFVGGIFGSVLGRLSKAGISRLLRLSRRIL; translated from the exons ATGTGGTGCGTGCCCCACCCCTCCAAGCCAAACCAAATCCTGGTCCTCCTGGACACTGAAGGCCTGGGCGATGTGCAAAAG GGAGACCCTGAGAATGACTCCTGGATCTTTGCCCTGGCTGTGCTTCTGAGCAGCACCTTtgtctacaacagcctgggcacCATCAACCACCAGGCCCTGGAGCAACTGCA CTTTGTTACTGAACTCACAGAGTTAATCAGGGCAAGATCTTCTCCCCCATCTGACGAGGTAGAGGACTCTGCAGAGTTTGTGAGTTTCTTTCCAGACTTTGTTTGGGCTGTGCGGGATTTCACCCTGGAACTGAACTTGAATGGACAGCCCATCACAGAAGACGAGTACCTTGAGGATGCCCTGAAGCTGATTCCAG GAACAAATGCCAGAATCCAAAATTCCAACAAGCTTAGAAAATGTATCAGGTATTTCTTTCCGGAACGGAAGTGCTTTGTCTTTGATCGGCCCACAAATGATAAAAATCTCTTAGTCCATTTGGACAAAGTGCCAGAAGACCAACTGGAATTGAACTTCAAGGAGCAGTCAGAAAAATTCTGCTCTTACATCTTCACACATGGGAAGACCAAGACCCTGAGACAGGGAATCATTGTCACTGGAAATC GGCTGGGCCGTCTGGTGGAGATGTACGTAGACACCATCAACAGCGGAGCCGTCCCTTGCTTGGAGAACGCAGTGACGACTCTGGCCCAGCGTGAGAATGCTGCAGCCGTGCAGAAGGCAGCCGAGCACTACAGCAGGCAGATGGCCCAGCGACTGGTGCTCCCCACAGACACGCTCCAGGAGCTGCTGGACCTGCACGCAGCCTGTGAGAGGGAAGCCGTTGAAATCTTCATGGAGCACTCCTTCAAGGATGAAACCAGGGAATTCCAGAAGAACCTTTTG GAAACCACagagcagaaaaaggaagacttcctGCTGCAGAATGAAGAGGCCTCTGTCAAATACTGCCAGGCTGAGCTTACACGGCTCTCAGCGTCCCTGATGGAAAGTATTTCAAGAGGGGTTTTCTCTGCGCCTGAAGGCCACCGTCTCTACTTAGAAGCAAGAAAAAGGATTGAAGAGGAGTATGAGCTGGTGCCCAGGAAGGGAGTGAAG GCAACTGAGGTGCTCCAGACCTTCCTGCAGTCTCAGGCAGCAGCAGAGAACTCCATCCTGCAGGCAGACAAGGCTCTCACTGATGCAGAGAAGGCCCTAGCAG CTGGGGAGGCCAAGAGGGAGGCCGCTGAGAAGGAACGGGAAGTGCTAagacagagggagcaggagatgcagcAAAAGATGGAGGCTCAAGAGAGAAGCTTCCAGGAGAACATCGCTCAACTGAAGGAGAAGATGGAGCGGGAAAGGGAGGACCTcctcagagagcaggagaggatgcTGGAGCACAAGCTGAAG GTTCAAAAAGACATGCTTACAGAAGGATTTAATAAGGAAGCTGATATGCTACATAAAGAGATTAATCGGATAACAGAAGATATGGCAGCAATTAAAAATCAAGAAGGGTGGTCTTCAGCGATTCTTTCTTTTGTGGGTGGTATATTTGGTTCCGTATTGGGTAGGCTGTCAAAGGCAGGTATTTCAAGGCTGTTAAGACTGAGTCGAAGAATTTTATAG